Proteins found in one Coffea eugenioides isolate CCC68of chromosome 5, Ceug_1.0, whole genome shotgun sequence genomic segment:
- the LOC113770406 gene encoding cytochrome P450 82G1-like, with protein MDILSTILVALLLLSLLSSKSLFKHKRAKDVQNMRNTAPEPPGALPFIGHLHHLGGQLPLARILGSMADKHGPIFSLRLGSRPAIVVSSWEMVKDCFTTNDKTFASRPNMAVAKYMGNNNAIFSLAPYGPYWRDVRKMVTLELLTNQRLEKLKHVRASEFNKWIRDLYSLCSKNDRPDIDVPTKVVLNEWFELLTFNLILRMLVGRPFSTSSQGNDNSEDRRLKEAIKKALYLSGVFVFSDVIPWIEWLDIGGHIKSMKKAGKELDEVLGLWLQEHIQKAKQSHPESEAVHDFMDVMLSTIPEVGEISGHKRDAIIKSTTATLILTGSESTAETLIWVLSLLLNHPNILKIAQNELDVQVGKQRWIEEADIKNLSFLQAIVKETFRLYPPGPLSGPREATEDCYLGNFFVPKGARLIVNLWKLHRDPRIWSDPLEFKPERFLNSHANISLKGQSFEYIPFSSGRRMCPAVNYGMNVVQLTLARMLQAFDITTPMGMPVDMGEGLGVALPKLKPLEVLLTPRLPVELYQKL; from the exons ATGGACATTCTTTCTACCATCTTAGTTGCACTATTGCTGCTATCTCTTCTATCCAGCAAGAGTCTTTTCAAACACAAAAGAGCGAAAGACGTACAGAATATGAGAAACACAGCTCCAGAACCACCTGGAGCATTGCCCTTCATAGGCCATCTCCATCATCTAGGTGGCCAACTTCCTCTTGCCCGAATACTGGGATCCATGGCAGATAAACACGGCCCTATTTTCTCACTCCGGCTTGGTAGTCGTCCGGCCATCGTGGTGAGCAGTTGGGAGATGGTGAAAGATTGCTTCACGACCAATGACAAAACATTTGCTAGTCGGCCTAATATGGCAGTAGCCAAGTACATGGGTAACAACAATGCAATCTTTTCGTTAGCACCTTATGGACCATATTGGCGTGATGTCCGTAAAATGGTCACTCTGGAACTCCTCACTAACCAGCGTCTTGAGAAGCTCAAGCATGTTAGAGCCTCGGAATTCAACAAATGGATCAGGGATTTGTACTCCCTATGCTCAAAGAATGATCGTCCTGATATTGATGTTCCTACGAAAGTTGTCTTAAACGAATGGTTTGAGCTATTGACTTTCAACCTCATCCTCAGGATGCTTGTAGGAAGGCCATTTTCGACAAGCAGTCAAGGCAACGATAATTCTGAAGATAGGCGTTTGAAAGAAGCAATAAAGAAAGCGCTTTACCTCAGCGGAGTTTTTGTTTTCTCGGATGTGATTCCATGGATTGAATGGTTGGACATTGGAGGCCATATCAAATCCATGAAGAAGGCCGGTAAAGAACTTGATGAGGTCTTAGGGCTATGGCTTCAAGAACATATCCAGAAAGCAAAGCAATCACATCCTGAAAGTGAAGCCGTTCACGATTTCATGGACGTAATGCTATCAACAATACCAGAAGTTGGAGAAATTTCTGGCCATAAGCGCGATGCCATCATCAAATCAACAACTGCA ACTCTTATATTGACAGGGTCAGAGAGCACAGCAGAGACACTAATTTGGGTACTATCTTTACTactcaatcatccaaatatcttgaAGATTGCACAGAACGAGTTGGACGTCCAAGTGGGGAAACAGAGATGGATTGAAGAGGCCGACATCAAGAACTTAAGTTTTTTACAAGCCATTGTGAAGGAAACATTCCGCTTGTATCCACCAGGTCCATTATCGGGACCTCGCGAAGCCACTGAAGACTGTTACCTAGGCAATTTTTTCGTCCCAAAAGGTGCCCGTTTAATCGTTAATCTCTGGAAACTACACAGAGACCCACGAATTTGGTCTGATCCATTGGAATTCAAACCAGAGAGGTTTCTGAATTCTCATGCAAATATCAGCTTAAAAGGGCAGAGTTTCGAGTATATTCCATTTAGCTCTGGAAGAAGAATGTGCCCTGCGGTCAATTATGGGATGAATGTTGTTCAGTTGACGCTTGCACGTATGCTGCAGGCATTTGATATTACGACACCGATGGGGATGCCGGTGGATATGGGTGAAGGATTGGGAGTTGCCTTGCCTAAGCTAAAACCTCTTGAAGTTCTCCTCACTCCAAGGCTTCCCGTGGAACTCTATCAGAAACTGTGA